From Plasmodium brasilianum strain Bolivian I chromosome 3, whole genome shotgun sequence, the proteins below share one genomic window:
- a CDS encoding hypothetical protein (conserved Plasmodium protein) — translation MLSRRMSSMKYFIFSLIWVVNERAKDNSFPLNQNKSSSELNGRILRLDTPEPWGDSETYEIRTRDRSGNLITTVFNRYGEALYYYTDKKERRKKKSSKGINS, via the exons ATGTTATCTAGAAGAATGAGTtcaatgaaatattttattttttctttaatatggGTAGTG AATGAAAGGGCAAAGGACAATTCTTTTCcattaaatcaaaataa aaGTTCCAGTGAATTAAACGGACGTATCTTAAG ACTAGACACACCAGAACCATGGGGAGATTCTGAAACATACGAAATAAGGACAAGGGATAGGTCAGGTAATTTGATTACTACAGTGTTTAATAGATACGGAGAagcattatattattatacagaTAAAAAGGAgcgaagaaagaaaaaatcgagtaaaggaataaattcataa